Proteins encoded within one genomic window of Silene latifolia isolate original U9 population unplaced genomic scaffold, ASM4854445v1 scaffold_218, whole genome shotgun sequence:
- the LOC141638859 gene encoding uncharacterized protein LOC141638859: MKHGDETCPVCGAQTEMAVHLFGGCGGLSGFWGGVGLEIEEIGRVDWVREWVEMVWKELGEEERVMFMTGCYAIWEGRNKVVFEGERLKVADIIKRVRDIVEETRDSEGERVMEMNTGVELKGWKRPAEGVYKINVDAGVLEATGTRVGIVCRGADGVVVWGMEREERLEMEPREAEAMAVMLKVQEALNRGLKKVMVEDDCLEVIEALKNQKQGRNEFYMIISDILELSCNFTSIAWSFVGRKFNRVAHGLAHARPWRLGDRRWDARLPENILNLVEYDSINSM, encoded by the coding sequence ATGAAGCATGGTGATGAGACCTGCCCTGTTTGTGGTGCTCAGACAGAGATGGCAGTCCATCTCTTTGGGGGGTGTGGGGGGCTATCTGGGTTTTGGGGAGGGGTAGGGTTGGAGATAGAGGAGATAGGAAGGGTTGATtgggtgagggagtgggtggagATGGTATGGAAGGAGCTAGGAGAGGAAGAGAGAGTTATGTTTATGACGGGGTGCTACGCTATCTGGGAAGGGCGTAATAAAGTGGTTTTTGAAGGAGAGCGATTGAAAGTTGCGGACATCATTAAAAGGGTACGGGACATTGTGGAAGAGACAAGGGACAGTGAGGGTGAGAGAGTGATGGAGATGAATACGGGGGTGGAGCTGAAGGGATGGAAGAGACCGGCGGAAGGGGTGTATAAAATTAATGTGGATGCAGGGGTTTTAGAAGCGACTGGTACGAGGGTGGGAATTGTTTGTCGAGGTGCTGATGGTGTGGTTGTGTGGGGAATGGAGAGGGAGGAGAGGTTGGAAATGGAGCCAAGGGAAGCGGAAGCTATGGCAGTCATGTTGAAAGTCCAAGAAGCGTTAAACCGAGGGTTGAAGAAGGTGATGGTGGAGGACGACTGTCTAGAGGTGATCGAAGCTTTAAAGAATCAAAAGCAGGGCCGTAACGAGTTTTACATGATTATTAGTGATATTCTTGAGTTGAGTTGTAATTTCACTTCTATTGCTTGGTCATTTGTAGGTAGAAAGTTTAATCGAGTTGCTCATGGACTCGCTCATGCTCGTCCATGGCGTTTAGGTGATCGTAGATGGGATGCAAGACTCCCGGAGAACATTTTGAATCTTGTTGAGTATGATTCTATTAATAGCATGTAA
- the LOC141638858 gene encoding putative mitochondrial protein AtMg00310, with the protein MSIFKLPNNFCDELRSLVLQFWWRSNGGKRRISWIAWKKLCAPKCLGVLGFQDYRNFNLALLGKQAWRLVTDPSSLMAKVLGGKYFHGKSFMSSELGPNPSYTWRSIWEAKQVLGLGLRRRVGDGLSTYIWKDPWIPGTQTKRVISPRGDHDEDILVAELLSVDGRSWNSQKACAFFLPFEQERIMNIRWSRSNSCDIWCWDTEKDGNYSFRSAYKLLMNEFEGNAGQSNFQREKQLWNSIWKMSIWPRIKVFFW; encoded by the coding sequence ATGAGTATCTTCAAGCTCCCGAATAACTTCTGTGATGAGTTACGGTCGTTGGTCTTGCAATTTTGGTGGCGTTCGAATGGTGGTAAGAGGAGAATATCATGGATAGCTTGGAAAAAGTTATGTGCTCCGAAATGTTTAGGAGTATTAGGCTTTCAGGATTATCGTAATTTTAACCTGGCCCTTCTTGGTAAGCAAGCTTGGCGACTGGTGACGGATCCGAGTTCTCTGATGGCGAAGGTTCTGGGTGGTAAATACTTTCATGGGAAGTCTTTTATGAGTTCAGAATTAGGCCCAAACCCGAGTTACACATGGCGCAGTATTTGGGAAGCGAAACAAGTTCTGGGCTTGGGTTTAAGGAGAAGAGTGGGTGACGGCCTTAGCACCTATATATGGAAGGATCCGTGGATACCAGGCACGCAGACGAAAAGGGTTATCTCGCCAAGGGGGGATCATGATGAAGATATTCTTGTGGCGGAGTTACTTAGCGTTGATGGGAGGTCGTGGAATTCTCAGAAGGCGTGTGCCTTTTTTCTCCCTTTTGAGCAGGAACGAATCATGAATATTAGATGGAGCAGGTCGAATTCGTGCGATATTTGGTGTTGGGATACGGAGAAAGATGGTAATTACTCGTTCCGATCAGCATATAAGCTTCTTATGAATGAATTTGAAGGAAATGCGGGGCAATCTAACTTCCAGCGTGAGAAGCAACTGTGGAATAGCATTTGGAAGATGTCGATATGGCCGCGCATTAAAGTCTTTTTCTGGTAA